The following proteins are encoded in a genomic region of Candidatus Thermoplasmatota archaeon:
- a CDS encoding radical SAM protein — translation MKIYSIFKSLQGEGLTIGAPTAFVRMSGCPLRCTYCDTPQAFDKGEQMTIDEVMGRIAKLKCAHVCLTGGEPLAQKDAPKLLKRLLDEGYQVVLETNGAMPLDDMPCFENLTISMDIKCPSSGEADKMLFENIELLGPTDQLKFIISDDTDYEYAKEMIEKHSPKCEIILTPVGGKDLKALAEKVLKQGLNVRVLPQLHKFIWGDEDNR, via the coding sequence ATGAAGATATACTCGATATTCAAGTCCCTCCAGGGAGAGGGCCTGACCATAGGAGCTCCGACGGCATTCGTCAGAATGTCTGGATGTCCGCTAAGATGCACCTACTGCGACACACCCCAGGCTTTCGACAAGGGCGAGCAGATGACCATAGACGAAGTGATGGGCAGGATCGCGAAGCTCAAGTGTGCTCATGTGTGCCTCACGGGAGGCGAGCCTCTTGCTCAGAAGGATGCGCCGAAGCTGCTCAAGAGGTTGCTCGACGAAGGATACCAGGTCGTACTTGAGACGAATGGGGCAATGCCATTGGACGATATGCCATGCTTCGAGAACCTGACCATAAGCATGGACATCAAGTGCCCGTCCTCGGGTGAAGCCGACAAGATGCTCTTCGAGAACATCGAACTACTCGGCCCTACGGACCAGCTCAAGTTCATAATCTCCGATGACACGGACTACGAGTATGCAAAAGAAATGATCGAGAAGCACTCGCCAAAGTGCGAGATCATCCTCACGCCCGTGGGGGGGAAAGATCTGAAGGCGCTTGCGGAGAAGGTCCTGAAGCAGGGCCTGAACGTCCGTGTCCTGCCACAACTGCACAAGTTCATTTGGGGAGACGAGGACAACCGCTGA
- the dph2 gene encoding diphthamide biosynthesis enzyme Dph2, whose translation MYDIDLTSAISEIKRLKARIVALQVPEGLKKRAYQLAEDLENKSGAEVLVVAEPCFGACDVPSSLFDMVDAIVNVGHSPIPCLKFSKPLIFVPARSKVPLGDQLKKSVGMLQEPVGVLATSQHLTELDDVIDGLESMGIKTRIGEGDSRISHAGEVLGCNYTSAISVAKNVGSYLLIGSGTFHALGVHLATGKKVVVLDPNLEEPREIDQAMDKILRQRHAVIEKAEKARTFGIIVGEKIGQRRMRRAKELRKLLRWKKKDAALILMDKFDPEKLKSLGFDAYVSTACPRIAIDDMAIYDRPLLTPQELEIVLGVRKWENYSFDQMTEDEL comes from the coding sequence ATGTACGACATAGATCTCACCAGCGCGATATCCGAAATCAAGCGGCTGAAGGCGAGGATAGTGGCTCTTCAGGTGCCTGAAGGACTCAAGAAGCGCGCCTATCAGCTTGCTGAGGACCTCGAGAACAAGTCCGGGGCTGAAGTCCTGGTTGTCGCAGAACCGTGCTTCGGGGCTTGTGATGTCCCGAGCTCGCTGTTCGACATGGTGGATGCTATTGTCAATGTCGGCCATTCACCCATCCCCTGTTTGAAGTTCTCCAAACCTCTCATATTCGTCCCCGCGCGTTCCAAAGTGCCGCTTGGCGATCAGTTGAAGAAGTCTGTCGGGATGCTCCAGGAACCTGTCGGAGTGCTCGCTACATCGCAGCATTTGACAGAGCTCGATGATGTCATCGATGGTCTTGAGAGCATGGGCATCAAGACCAGGATAGGCGAGGGGGACAGCAGGATATCCCATGCCGGCGAGGTCCTTGGATGCAACTACACATCCGCGATTTCTGTCGCGAAGAACGTGGGGAGCTATCTTCTCATAGGCAGCGGAACTTTCCACGCACTGGGCGTGCACCTTGCCACGGGCAAGAAGGTCGTAGTGCTCGACCCCAACTTGGAGGAACCTAGGGAGATAGATCAGGCCATGGACAAAATACTCAGGCAGAGACATGCCGTGATAGAGAAGGCCGAGAAGGCCCGGACCTTCGGGATAATCGTGGGAGAGAAGATTGGGCAGAGGAGGATGAGGCGGGCAAAGGAGCTGCGGAAACTGCTTAGATGGAAGAAGAAGGATGCCGCTCTTATCCTCATGGACAAGTTCGACCCGGAGAAGCTGAAGTCGCTCGGGTTCGACGCGTACGTCTCGACCGCATGCCCGAGAATCGCGATAGATGACATGGCTATTTATGACAGGCCCCTACTGACCCCCCAGGAGCTGGAGATAGTGCTTGGTGTTAGGAAGTGGGAGAATTACTCATTTGACCAGATGACCGAGGATGAGCTCTGA
- the queC gene encoding 7-cyano-7-deazaguanine synthase QueC: MAEAVVLLSGGLDSSTVLAMALERGFEVVALTFDYGQKHRRELDSATRIAKHYGAKEHIVVPLDLGRYLNSSLTQDSISIPSGRSKAEIGAEIPSTYVPARNIVFLSIASSIAESRGAASVFIAANAIDFSGYPDCTPEFMDAFQKMLDVGTKAGRDGHGIKIEAPLLRKSKSQIVRDAIRLRVPLGLTWSCYRGGAKACGECDSCRLRLEGFEAAGVKDPLEYEVK, translated from the coding sequence ATGGCAGAGGCGGTCGTCCTTCTTTCTGGCGGTTTGGATTCATCGACGGTCCTTGCGATGGCACTTGAGCGAGGATTCGAGGTAGTCGCCCTGACCTTCGACTACGGACAGAAGCATCGGAGAGAGCTTGACTCCGCGACAAGAATCGCCAAGCATTATGGCGCGAAGGAACACATCGTTGTGCCGCTAGATCTCGGTCGATATCTGAACAGTTCCTTGACCCAGGATTCGATCTCGATACCTTCCGGGCGGAGCAAAGCGGAGATTGGTGCAGAGATTCCCAGCACATACGTCCCAGCAAGGAATATCGTTTTCCTCAGTATCGCTTCATCGATCGCCGAGAGCAGAGGCGCGGCCTCCGTTTTCATCGCGGCCAACGCAATCGACTTTAGCGGGTACCCAGATTGCACGCCGGAGTTCATGGACGCCTTCCAGAAGATGCTTGATGTGGGAACCAAGGCTGGAAGAGACGGACATGGTATCAAGATTGAAGCGCCGCTCCTCAGAAAGTCGAAGTCCCAGATCGTCAGAGATGCGATCCGGCTAAGAGTGCCTCTGGGGCTCACTTGGAGCTGCTACAGGGGAGGCGCAAAGGCGTGCGGCGAGTGCGATTCGTGCCGTTTGCGGCTTGAGGGGTTCGAAGCCGCTGGCGTCAAGGATCCGCTCGAATACGAGGTGAAGTGA
- a CDS encoding 50S ribosomal protein L16 yields MSRKPGSMYREIKGQAYSRREYMGGVPASRITQFEHGQKGDYAVRMTLRVVEQCQIRHIALESARISANRYLAKKIPQNSYHLKIRVYPHNVLRENKIATGAGADRISSGMRHAFGKAIGTAARVSHDQEVISIETTQAYFADAKMALKRASIKLPSPCYIEIERGRPTAA; encoded by the coding sequence ATGTCCCGCAAACCTGGAAGCATGTACAGGGAGATCAAGGGGCAGGCCTACTCCCGAAGGGAGTACATGGGTGGAGTCCCTGCAAGTCGGATTACCCAATTCGAGCACGGCCAGAAGGGGGACTACGCAGTACGCATGACGCTCCGAGTCGTTGAGCAGTGCCAGATCCGGCACATTGCTCTAGAGTCCGCACGCATATCGGCCAATAGATATCTAGCCAAGAAGATCCCTCAGAATTCGTATCACCTCAAGATCCGCGTCTATCCGCACAATGTTCTAAGGGAGAATAAGATCGCCACGGGCGCTGGTGCAGACCGCATATCGAGTGGAATGAGACATGCATTCGGCAAGGCCATCGGAACTGCCGCCAGGGTGAGCCACGACCAAGAGGTCATCTCCATCGAGACTACGCAGGCTTATTTCGCTGATGCCAAGATGGCATTGAAGAGGGCATCTATCAAGTTGCCGTCCCCGTGCTACATCGAGATCGAGCGCGGCCGACCGACCGCCGCTTGA
- the mtxX gene encoding methanogenesis marker protein Mmp4/MtxX — MIDVNALLSVGCRSRIAVGIGLQEAQLSLTQQKLSSLGCKVRLKRFNDSHELVMSLRDGDIDAAVRGTLGSSRTIQELKASFGVREIMRTAVLEDANGKQFLLTPVGIDEGTDRQSRIALALASVTYFSSSGWSMKCGVLSKGRTEDSGRGSDIRTSIEDGDRIVDSLRAKGHAAEQYAILVEDAVRDSDLVIAPDGVSGNLIFRTLHFVGGCKAYGAPVVNLSRVFVDTSRSKSDFSDSVLLAAGLVETRSKTVNRP, encoded by the coding sequence ATGATAGATGTGAACGCCCTGCTATCTGTCGGTTGTCGCTCCAGGATCGCAGTCGGCATAGGGCTTCAAGAGGCACAGTTGTCACTCACCCAGCAGAAGCTCTCGTCCCTCGGATGCAAGGTTCGCCTGAAGCGGTTCAACGACTCGCATGAGCTGGTGATGTCGTTGCGGGACGGCGACATAGATGCGGCCGTTAGAGGGACTCTTGGCTCCTCGAGAACCATCCAGGAGCTGAAAGCCTCGTTCGGCGTGAGAGAGATCATGCGCACGGCGGTCCTCGAAGATGCCAATGGGAAGCAGTTCCTGCTAACCCCGGTCGGGATCGATGAAGGGACTGACAGACAGTCGAGGATAGCGCTGGCCCTAGCATCGGTTACGTACTTCTCATCATCAGGCTGGTCGATGAAATGCGGGGTGCTTTCAAAGGGCCGAACGGAGGACTCCGGAAGAGGGTCGGATATCAGAACGAGCATCGAGGACGGTGACAGAATAGTCGACTCCCTGAGGGCGAAAGGACATGCAGCAGAACAGTACGCGATCCTGGTCGAGGATGCCGTCAGGGACTCGGATCTGGTGATAGCTCCGGATGGAGTCTCGGGAAACCTGATTTTCAGGACCCTCCATTTCGTAGGTGGGTGCAAAGCCTATGGCGCTCCGGTGGTGAACCTTTCGAGGGTCTTCGTCGACACTTCGCGATCGAAGTCGGACTTCTCGGATTCGGTCTTGTTGGCTGCGGGGTTGGTTGAGACAAGGAGCAAGACCGTCAATCGCCCCTGA
- a CDS encoding 6-pyruvoyl tetrahydropterin synthase family protein has translation MMRLQINGWTSKITFSATHIIPGHSKCGRLHGHDYAINASIEGEMGPDGVIMDFISVKEFLREVANELDHRVLIPAKDKGVRVGKDYVEYKLGDKELRLPRSDCILLEIKVASAETLANFVLQRMLDKVKFPKNVTRIEIGVDEGRGQGAWTGADL, from the coding sequence ATGATGAGGCTGCAGATCAATGGCTGGACTTCAAAGATAACATTCTCCGCGACGCACATCATTCCGGGCCACTCCAAGTGTGGCAGGCTTCACGGACACGACTACGCGATTAACGCCAGCATCGAGGGCGAAATGGGTCCCGACGGTGTGATAATGGACTTCATTAGCGTGAAGGAGTTCCTCAGAGAGGTGGCCAATGAGCTGGATCACCGTGTCCTGATTCCGGCCAAGGACAAGGGTGTGCGAGTGGGAAAGGATTATGTTGAGTACAAGCTCGGCGACAAGGAGCTCAGATTGCCGAGATCGGACTGCATACTGCTCGAGATCAAGGTCGCTTCAGCGGAGACGCTTGCCAATTTTGTGCTTCAGAGGATGCTGGACAAGGTCAAGTTCCCCAAGAACGTCACGCGGATCGAGATCGGCGTGGACGAGGGCAGAGGCCAGGGAGCTTGGACAGGCGCCGATCTCTAG